In Crassostrea angulata isolate pt1a10 chromosome 4, ASM2561291v2, whole genome shotgun sequence, one genomic interval encodes:
- the LOC128179354 gene encoding cytochrome P450 2C44-like, producing MWVTVAIVVVLIALIWRYTGRPKGLPPGPTCYPFIGNVGLFKPSDAVQANRKLRKQYGDIYTVMFFHKPMITVHGYDNIRELLVKNVDMFLERPITIINGVFNKGKGLMWSSGPVWEEHRAFALTTMKKLGFGKHSLQGQIMEEVDCLMDEVDKFENKPFDIHHALNTAVSNVICSLLFGKRFDHDDTKFKNLIKLLNKMFASTNPSSPAFVFPLLRFLPGSGFHNMEKSFRDIDAFTKEIIEEHRRHFDENNINDYVDGFLFEQTQKKNSTFTDEQLIISVREFFGAGTETTATTLRWAVLFLIHHPEWQRKLREDIDALLAQSHPKMEHKEQLPRVEAFILEVQRHANIAPFAIPRAPKKDFCYNGYNFPKGICVCFALDSVLMDQDIFPEPSKFKPERFLDKDGKCTGEPKEKLIPFSTGQRSCVGEYLAKMELFLFVTRFLQKFELKPENSNCLPSLEPVLGLTNQPKPFNVILVKR from the exons ATGTGGGTGACGGTAGCCATTGTAGTGGTACTGATCGCTCTGATTTGGAGATATACGGGACGACCCAAGGGATTGCCTCCAGGCCCGACATGTTACCCCTTCATCGGGAATGTTGGACTATTCAAACCTTCAGATGCGGTACAAGCCAACCGGAAACTCAGAAAGCAATATGGTGACATCTACACTGTAATGTTCTTCCACAAACCGATGATAACAGTTCATGGATACGACAATATTCGGGAATTACTGGTAAAAAATGTAGACATGTTTTTGGAGCGACCCATTACAATTATAAATGGAGTTTTTAACAAAGGGAAAG GTTTGATGTGGTCTTCTGGTCCAGTTTGGGAAGAGCATAGAGCGTTTGCTCTGACAACAATGAAAAAACTCGGATTTGGGAAACACTCTTTGCAAGGTCAAATCATGGAAGAAGTAGATTGTCTTATGGACGAAGTagacaaatttgaaaacaaaccaTTTGACATTCATCACGCTTTAAACACCGCCGTTTCTAATGTTATTTGTTCCCTATTGTTTGGCAAGAGGTTTGACCACGATGATACCAAATTCAAGAACTTGATTAAACTgctaaataaaatgtttgcttCTACCAATCCATCTTCACCAGCTTTCGTTTTTCCATTGCTTCGCTTTCTGCCGGGGTCAGGTTTTCACAACATGGAGAAAAGTTTCCGAGATATTGATGCATTCACAAAAGAAATAATCGAAGAGCACAGGCGACATTTTGACGAAAACAATATTAATGATTATGTAGATGGTTTTCTATTTGAACAGACACAGAAAAAGAATTCAACATTTACAG ATGAACAGCTCATAATCAGCGTGCGAGAATTCTTTGGCGCAGGAACTGAAACTACGGCGACAACCTTAAGATGGGCAGTGTTGTTCTTAATTCATCATCCCGAATGGCAGAGAAAACTCAGAGAAGATATCGATGCGCTTCTCGCTCAGAGTCATCCAAAAATGGAACACAAAGAGCAATTACCGAGGGTTGAAGCTTTCATTTTAGAAGTTCAACGCCATGCAAATATTGCACCCTTTGCAATTCCGCGTGCTCCAAAAAAAGATTTCTGTTACAATGGATATAATTTTCCAAAAGGAATTTGCGTCTGCTTTGCATTAGATTCTGTGTTGATGGATCAAGATATCTTTCCAGAGCCTTCAAAGTTCAAACCAGAGCGGTTTTTGGATAAAGATGGAAAATGCACTGGGGAGCCGAAGGAAAAGCTCATTCCTTTCTCAACAG GCCAAAGGTCATGTGTAGGGGAATACCTCGCTAAAATGGAACTATTCCTTTTCGTGACAAGATTTCTTCAAAAGTTTGAGTTAAAACCAGAGAACTCAAATTGTCTGCCTTCACTTGAACCAGTTCTTGGCTTAACAAACCAGCCTAAGCCTTTCAACGTTATCCTTGTCAAACGCTAG
- the LOC128179355 gene encoding cytochrome P450 2C15-like: MWVTVAIVVVLIALIWRYTGRPKGLPQGPTCYPIIGNVGLGLVKPPEAVKAHRKLRKKYGDIYTIMTFHKPMIAVHGYDNIRELLVKHGDIFSDRPLTIHPHNVRVNGVFNKGKCLVWSSGPLWKEQRTFALTTMRKFGFGKRSLQGQIMEEVDCLMDELEKYGNKPFDIQNILNTSVSNVICSLLFGNRFEYDDTKFKRLIDLLNKLFTTGSGSSPEFVFPILRHLPMSRFAKVQKLFADIDGFTSEIIEEHRRNFNGNNINDFIDGFLLQQNETEENSTFTDEQLKISVREFFAAGTETTSTTLRWSLLFLIHHPEWQQKLRDDIDAVIGQSQPTMEHKEQLPLVEAFILEVQRHANLFPLGLPHAPKEDFNYKGYHLPKGSFMFFVLDSVMTDPEIFPEPTKFKPERFLDNGGTCNGEQKEKLIPFSTGRRLCLGDSLAKMELFLFLTRFLQKFKIKPENPECMPSLEGKMGITTMPTSFNIVLIKR, translated from the exons ATGTGGGTGACGGTAGCCATTGTGGTTGTACTGATCGCTCTGATTTGGAGATATACGGGACGACCCAAGGGATTGCCACAAGGGCCGACATGTTACCCCATCATCGGAAATGTTGGACTTGGACTCGTCAAGCCGCCAGAAGCTGTAAAAGCTCACAGAAAACTCAGAAAGAAATATGGTGACATCTATACGATAATGACCTTCCACAAACCGATGATTGCAGTCCATGGCTATGACAATATTCGAGAATTACTTGTCAAACATGGAGACATATTTTCAGACCGACCTCTAACGATAcatcctcacaatgtcaggg TGAATGGAGTTTTCAACAAAGGGAAAT GTTTGGTGTGGTCATCTGGTCCACTGTGGAAAGAACAGAGAACTTTTGCGCTGACAACAATGAGGAAATTCGGATTCGGAAAGCGCTCTCTCCAAGGTCAAATCATGGAGGAGGTGGATTGTCTTATGGATGAACTAGAGAAATATGGAAACAAACCTTTtgatattcaaaacattttaaatacatCCGTGTCTAACGTCATTTGTTCCCTGTTGTTTGGAAACAGGTTTGAATATGatgatacaaaatttaaacgttTAATCGATTTGCTGAACAAATTGTTTACAACTGGAAGTGGGTCCTCGCCTGAATTTGTTTTTCCTATCCTTCGTCATTTACCAATGTCAAGATTCGCTAAAGTGCAAAAGTTATTTGCTGATATAGATGGATTCACAAGTGAAATAATTGAAGAGCATAGGAGAAATTTTAACGGAAACaacataaatgattttatagaTGGTTTTCTATTACAACAAAATGAGACAGAAGAAAATTCAACATTTACAG ATGAACAGCTCAAAATAAGCGTAAGAGAATTCTTTGCCGCTGGAACCGAGACAACATCTACAACATTAAGATGGTCCCTCCTTTTCCTTATTCATCATCCTGAGTGGCAACAAAAACTCCGAGATGATATCGATGCCGTTATCGGTCAGAGTCAACCTACGATGGAACACAAAGAACAACTGCCATTGGTTGAAGCATTCATTTTGGAAGTTCAACGTCATGCAAATCTTTTTCCCCTTGGCCTTCCCCATGCCCCGAAGGAAGACTTTAATTATAAAGGATACCACCTTCCCAAGGGATCATTCATGTTCTTTGTATTAGATTCTGTAATGACGGATCCTGAAATCTTTCCAGAACCTACCAAATTCAAACCAGAGCGATTTTTGGACAATGGGGGAACATGTAATGGAGAGCAGAAAGAAAAACTTATTCCTTTTTCAACAG GACGAAGATTATGCCTTGGAGATTCTCTCGCCAAAATGGAACTCTTTCTATTCTTGACCAGATTTCTACAAAAGTTTAAGATAAAACCAGAGAACCCAGAATGTATGCCGTCATTGGAGGGGAAGATGGGGATAACCACCATGCCAACATCCTTTAACATTGTGTTGATAAAACGTTGA
- the LOC128179356 gene encoding cytochrome P450 2C14-like has translation MWVTVAIVVLLIALILRYTGRPKGLPPGPTCYPIIGNVGLVKPSEAVQAHRNLRKKYGDIYTIMTFHKPMIAVHGYDNIRELLVKHGDTFSDRPLTIINGVFNKGKGLVWSSGPLWKEQRTFALTTMRKFGFGKRCLQDQIMEEVDCFMEELEKYENKPFDIQNILKTSVSNVICSLLFGKRFEYEDTKFKRLVVLLNKLFATGNASSPAFIFPVLRHLPMSRYTTVQNIFADIDGFTSEIIAEHRRNFDGNNINDFIDGFLLEQNEAGENSTFTDEQLKISVREFFAAGTETTSTTIRWSLLFLLHHPEWQQKLRDIIDAGIGQSQPKMEHKEQLPLVEAFILEVQRHANLVPLGLPHAPKEDFHYKGYHLPKGTFMFFALDSVMTDPEIFPEPTKFKPERFLDNDGKCNGEQKERLIPFSTGRRLCLGDSLAKMELFLFLTRLLQKFEIKPEKSECLPSLEGKLGITNMPAPFDIVLIKR, from the exons ATGTGGGTGACGGTAGCCATTGTGGTTCTACTGATCGCTCTGATATTAAGATATACGGGACGACCCAAAGGATTGCCTCCAGGGCCGACATGTTACCCCATCATTGGGAATGTAGGACTCGTCAAGCCGTCAGAAGCTGTACAAGCTCACAGAAATCTCAGAAAGAAATATGGTGACATCTATACGATAATGACCTTCCACAAACCGATGATTGCAGTTCATGGTTATGACAATATTCGAGAATTACTTGTCAAACATGGAGACACATTTTCAGACAGACCATTAACGATAATAAATGGAGTTTTCAACAAAGGCAAAG GTTTGGTGTGGTCATCTGGTCCACTTTGGAAAGAACAGAGAACTTTTGCACTTACAACAATGAGAAAATTCGGATTTGGAAAACGCTGTCTTCAAGATCAAATCATGGAGGAGGTAGATTGTTTCATGGAAGAACTagagaaatatgaaaacaaaccttttgatatacaaaacattttaaaaacatctgTGTCTAACGTCATTTGTTCCCTGTTGTTTGGAAAAAGGTTTGAATATGAggatacaaaatttaaacgttTAGTTGTTTTGCTGAACAAACTGTTTGCCACTGGAAATGCGTCTTCACCTGCGTTTATTTTTCCTGTCCTTCGTCATTTACCGATGTCAAGATATACCACAGTGCAGAATATATTTGCTGATATAGATGGATTCACAAGTGAAATAATTGCAGAGCATAGAAGAAATTTTGACGGAAACaacataaatgattttatagaTGGTTTTCTTTTAGAACAAAATGAGGCAGGAGAAAATTCAACATTTACAG atgagcAGCTCAAAATCAGTGTACGAGAATTCTTTGCCGCTGGAACCGAAACCACATCAACAACAATAAGATGGTCTCTCCTTTTCTTACTTCATCATCCTGAGTGGCAACAAAAACTCCGAGATATTATTGATGCCGGTATCGGTCAGAGTCAACCTAAGATGGAACACAAAGAACAACTACCACTGGTTGAAGCATTCATTTTGGAAGTCCAACGTCATGCAAATCTTGTGCCACTTGGCCTTCCCCATGCTCCAAAGGAAGACTTTCATTATAAAGGATACCACCTTCCAAAAGGAACCTTTATGTTCTTTGCATTAGATTCCGTGATGACAGATCCTGAAATCTTTCCAGAGCCTACCAAATTCAAACCAGAGCGATTTTTGGACAACGATGGAAAATGCAATGGGGAGCAGAAAGAAAGGCTTATTCCTTTTTCAACAG gACGAAGATTATGTTTAGGAGATTCGCTCGCCAAAATGGAACTTTTTCTATTCTTGACCAGATTGCTACAAAAGTTTGAGATAAAACCAGAGAAATCCGAATGTCTGCCATCATTAGAGGGGAAGTTGGGGATAACCAACATGCCAGCACCCTTTGACATTGTATTGATAAAacgttga
- the LOC128179357 gene encoding cytochrome P450 2C50-like: MLLTVAIVVVLIALIWRYTGRPKGLPPGPTCYPIIGNIGLVKPSEAIQAHRNLRKKYGDIYTIMTFHKPMIAVHGYDNIRELLVKHGDIFSDRPLTIVNGVLNKGKGLLWSSGSMWKEQRTFALTTMRKLGFGKRCLQGQIMEEVDCLMEELEKYGNKPFDIQNILNTSVSNVICSLLFGKRFEYEDAKFKHLIILLNKLLSTSSSSSPAFIFPILRHLTKSRFIKVQNIFADIDEFTSEIIVEHKRNFDGNNVRDFIDGFLLEQKQAEENTTFTDDQLKISVREFFAAGTETTSTTLRWALLFLIHFPDWQKKLRDNIDAVIGQSQPKMEHKEQLPLVEAFILEVQRHANLVPLAIPHAPKEDFNYKGYYLPKGTFMFFVLDSVMSDPEIFPEPTKFQPGRFLDNRGKCNGEQKEKLIPFSTGRRLCLGDSLAKMELFLFLVRFLQKFEIKPENPENLPPLEGNLGLTNMPKSFNIVLIKR; encoded by the exons ATGTTGTTGACGGTAGCCATTGTGGTGGTACTGATCGCTCTGATTTGGAGATATACTGGACGACCCAAAGGATTGCCTCCAGGGCCGACATGTTACCCCATCATTGGGAATATTGGACTCGTCAAGCCGTCAGAAGCTATACAAGCTCACAGAAATCTCAGAAAGAAATATGGTGACATCTACACGATAATGACCTTCCACAAACCAATGATTGCAGTTCATGGTTATGACAATATTCGAGAATTACTTGTCAAACATGGAGACATATTTTCAGACCGACCTCTTACGATAGTTAATGGAGTTTTAAACAAAGGAAAAG GTTTGTTATGGTCATCTGGTTCAATGTGGAAGGAGCAGAGGACATTTGCACTGACAACAATGAGAAAATTAGGATTTGGAAAACGCTGCTTGCAAGGTCAAATCATGGAAGAAGTTGATTGTCTAATGGAAGAACTAGAGAAATACGGAAACAAACCATTTGACatccaaaacattttaaatacatCTGTATCAAATGTTATATGTTCTCTCTTGTTTGGCAAAAGGTTTGAATATGAAGATGCAAAATTCAAACACCTGATCATTTTGCTAAACAAACTGCTTAGCACGAGTAGTTCGTCGTCACCTGCGTTCATATTTCCTATCCTTCGCCATTTAACGAAATCAAGATTTATCAAGGTGCAAAATATATTTGCTGATATAGATGAATTTACAAGTGAAATAATTGTAGAGCATAAAAGAAATTTTGACGGAAATAACGTACGTGATTTTATAGATGGTTTTCTACTGGAACAAAAACAGGCAGAAGAAAATACAACATTTACAG ATGACCAGCTTAAAATCAGCGTAAGAGAATTCTTTGCAGCGGGAACTGAAACCACGTCTACAACACTAAGATGGGCACTCCTCTTCTTAATTCACTTTCCGGATTGGCAGAAGAAACTACGAGATAATATTGATGCCGTAATCGGACAAAGTCAACCAAAGATGGAACACAAAGAACAACTACCACTGGTTGAAGCGTTCATTTTGGAAGTACAACGTCATGCAAATCTTGTGCCCCTTGCAATTCCGCACGCGCCAAAGGAAGACTTTAACTATAAAGGATACTACCTTCCAAAAGGAACCTTCATGTTTTTTGTGTTAGATTCAGTAATGTCGGATCCTGAAATCTTTCCAGAGCCTACCAAATTCCAACCTGGGCGATTTTTGGACAACAGAGGAAAATGTAACGGGGAACAGAAAGAAAAGCTTATTCCTTTTTCAACAG GGCGAAGATTGTGCTTAGGAGATTCGCTCGCCAAAATGGAACTATTTCTTTTCTTGGTCCGATTTCTTCAAAAGTTTGAGATAAAACCGGAAAATCCTGAAAATCTTCCCCCATTGGAGGGCAATTTAGGGTTAACCAACATGCCTAAATCCTTCAACATCGTATTGATAAAGCGTtaa